CACCGCTTTACCCGGCAGGGAAGTGTTTTAGAAGCGCGCTTTAGGCGTCGCGCAAGGGATAGGTCCGGAACCGCTCAACGGTCGGAACGCCGATTCATCCGCATCGTAAGCGCGAATTTCGCTGGTCTCGATGTTGTAAATCCAGCCATGGATAAACAACTGACCGTTGGCCATGCGCGAAGCCACCGAAGGGTGGGTGCGCAAATGCTGCAACTGGGCGATGACGTTTTCTTCGGTCAGCACCTTCATGCTCTCGCCTTCATTGGCGCAGTCGCAGTTGTCATGAACCATGGCCTTGGCGACCTCGGCGTGCCGCAGCCAGGCCTTGACCGTCGGCATCTTCTCCAGGCTGTCGGGGTTGAGGACCGCGCGCATGGCGCCGCAATCGGAATGCCCGCAGACGATGATGTGTTGTACCCCGAGGGCGAGTACCGCGTACTCGATTGC
The sequence above is drawn from the Pseudomonas quebecensis genome and encodes:
- a CDS encoding carbonic anhydrase, which codes for MSDKDKQPLAASASAPQVAESADAALQHIVDGFLHFHHDVFPQQEELFKKLATAQSPRAMFITCADSRIVPELITQSSPGDLFVTRNVGNVVPPYGQMNGGVSTAIEYAVLALGVQHIIVCGHSDCGAMRAVLNPDSLEKMPTVKAWLRHAEVAKAMVHDNCDCANEGESMKVLTEENVIAQLQHLRTHPSVASRMANGQLFIHGWIYNIETSEIRAYDADESAFRPLSGSGPIPCATPKARF